In Candidatus Defluviilinea proxima, a single genomic region encodes these proteins:
- a CDS encoding 2-phospho-L-lactate transferase, which produces MNSETTVHRPSSTVQLKIVALAGGVGGAKLAHGLAQILKPEELTIIVNTGDDFEHYGLYICPDLDTVCYTLAGLANPETGWGRVNETWQVIENAKRLGGPAWFNLGDQDLGTHLERTRRLKEGASLSQITRDFCKSWGIEHTVLPMSDQPVRTIVETDEGELAFQEYFVHKRCEPRVKGFRFEGADVAEPVSGALEAITSADAVIVCPSNPWVSVDPILRVIQKIEKPVYAVSPIIGGETIKGPAAKMYRELGIEPSALAVANHYRGLVRGFVLDKIDTPLDQSVRDLNMQTLITNTIMRTTDDRKQLAMDIINFIGATV; this is translated from the coding sequence ATGAATTCTGAGACCACCGTCCATCGTCCATCGTCTACCGTCCAATTGAAAATCGTCGCATTAGCCGGTGGAGTCGGTGGCGCAAAACTCGCACACGGACTTGCCCAGATACTCAAGCCTGAAGAATTAACTATCATTGTCAACACAGGCGATGACTTTGAACACTACGGGCTGTATATTTGTCCCGATTTGGATACGGTTTGTTATACGCTGGCAGGGTTAGCAAATCCTGAAACAGGCTGGGGTAGAGTCAACGAGACATGGCAGGTTATAGAAAATGCCAAGAGACTCGGTGGGCCTGCATGGTTCAACTTGGGCGATCAAGATCTGGGGACCCATCTTGAACGAACTCGAAGGTTGAAAGAAGGGGCTTCGCTCAGCCAGATCACAAGAGACTTCTGTAAGTCTTGGGGAATTGAGCATACTGTCCTGCCGATGTCTGACCAACCGGTGAGGACAATCGTCGAAACAGATGAAGGCGAACTCGCATTTCAGGAATACTTTGTCCACAAGCGGTGTGAGCCGCGCGTAAAAGGGTTCAGATTTGAAGGGGCTGATGTCGCTGAACCAGTTTCGGGGGCGCTTGAAGCGATTACATCTGCTGATGCAGTGATCGTTTGCCCATCAAATCCGTGGGTAAGCGTTGACCCGATCCTGCGAGTCATCCAAAAGATTGAAAAGCCTGTTTATGCAGTATCGCCGATCATCGGAGGCGAGACCATCAAAGGACCTGCGGCGAAGATGTATCGTGAGTTGGGAATCGAACCTTCGGCGCTGGCTGTAGCAAATCATTATCGCGGACTTGTGCGAGGGTTTGTACTTGACAAAATTGATACGCCACTTGACCAAAGTGTGAGGGATTTAAATATGCAAACTCTCATCACCAATACTATAATGAGAACCACTGACGATAGAAAACAACTTGCAATGGACATAATCAATTTTATCGGAGCAACAGTATGA